The segment CTGAATGAAGTAATAGCAACAACAATTAATTCCAAGTGGCatgataagaaatattttgttttttttttctatgaatttgcGTCAAGTTTATGTGGCGTGTTTTGGTTTCGATTTCAGCCGGTGtttcatgtaaaatattagaagaaagtgttaattaagtttttttgggAAGTTTCAAGGTcaagttcaaattaaaataatttttatttgtctggAAAGTGACtgaaatcgatattttttttaccagaagtgagaaaaaaattataattttgtataGAAAGTGGATCGAAATTGCAAAATTAGAACTAAAATcgagctaaaaaatttctttaaaattaaattttattcaaaaatgatgaactgtttttcaaaatgttaaaaaaaaaaatttaaagatctttttaaaacaaaaatataaaataatttttttttgttagaaaattgactcgaaattgaataaaaattattttttgatcgtgAAGCaactaaatttgatttttttttgtttcaataattttttttatcaaaaatgccttttttataaaattataaaaaagaattaaaattcacaaaaaaaatcttttttcaactaatttgtaagtttaattaaaatataaataataatttctttgtcgatttttgatcgattttttaaaatcagaagtgaagaaaaattaaagtttgattAGAAACTTAATCGAAATTAgagtttttgaatcaaaaatgggtttaaatttctttaaaataaaaatttgtcaaaatgttaatatattttttaaatatctaatttttaaaatacaataattttactgtttttttaaatacaaaaatataaaaaaacattttttttaatcaaaaaatcgactcaaaagtgagtaaaaattattttttaatcttgaaGCAATTAAgttctttattaaataaaaatttaaagtttaagatttttttttttcataaaaaaaataatttttaaccttttgtgacaatttttgtcaactaacttgaaagtttaaaataaaattattttttttaaatttaaaattttttggttttatgaggagaaaaatactaaaaattgttcattataAGTCGAAtctgtatttaattaaaaaatgaaaaattcaattttctacttaaatttgtataaaattgatctatttttcaatcaaaatctaAGAATtatggttgaaaattttaaattttataatagaacttaaataaatattaaaattcgaaaatttgttactaaaaaattataaaaaataacattaaaaagtctattttagttttgaaataaattttaaaaattttactttaaaatgatttgcgaaaaaatctcaaaaaattgattcaaaattaattgttttttgatcgaaaattaatttttttttaaattttgataaaatttttcaaaatttttaattttgtcaaaaaattaaaaaattttaaaatttgtttaaaaaatcttactttcgctcaaattgcttgaaaatgaataaattttcttatttttcttggCAAAATATCAgttatttcgtcaaattttgacgaaaccccaaaaattaatgaaaaaattcctaaaaagattaaaattatcgCTAATTCATcaactttcaattaatttccatacctttgtgaattttattccTCTCTCAACCTCTGAACTTCCACCTGATTCTCGCATAATTACCCAAACGTTATCGTGTTCACCTTCCATTAATACCACCATTACGCCATTCTTCCAACGTCCggtcgataaaataaaaaaaaatcagctgttGAACTcgaaaaaagtgtgaaaactTGATTTCTGAGTGAATGAGGAGGTTCGATGTCATTAAATGGCTTTCAAGGCacaatttccattatttttactGCCTACtttgttctcttttttttttgtatcacttTGTGACTTGAATTACATCTAAATATTCTCGTGAACGccataaaatgaattaatttccaGTAGTCGTCAACGTACGGGCGCAccttgttattattttcagtCTTTCGGAGGCttgaattgtgaaaaataaacaaaaaagtgaacgGATTAGCAATTGTCTCGTCAAGATAcgagaaaaaagataaaattttattgaaatgagtcaattttaaagtgaaaaaaaaaatgaaaaagtcatCGGGAATCATGCAACCGATGTGTTGCAGTGACAAAAATGCCGTAATCGAGTCGAAAATTGACCCGCAGAGTGTCGCGAAAGGCGATCAAAGGCGCTGGAACTTTTACAAACGCaacaaaaatcgcaaaaaaacgCTCGTCGATCAGGCGGAACAGTGTAACGAGGACGACATTCAAAAATGCTTATCAGATAACGTCGTCGCGGTccccaaaaattcaaataaagataaaattcacaaagaaAACGAAAGGTAAGTTTGCTTTTTGATACGAAAATTCAAAGTCAGTAGGTCAAAAAAACACTAGAAGGccgaaatttttccattaacgacagatgtttaatttttttcgtgtttttttctcacgatCGACGCAGATTTACGGCAGACTTGcataaattaatacaaaataacagCCAAACAATCGATCCGTTTTACAACAAGAGCAATCAGAACCAGATGCCCGCCACagtgaataattttatgattcacATGAACGGTCAGCAGTACAACCAAGTGCCGTACGGCACGACAAACAAGACGACGACATCGCCggcaaacaatatttttatcgtgCAAACGGAAAATAATCAAACGAGAATTACGATTGTGCAGGCCAGTGAGCCGCCTCGGACGATTTTTCCTCAGACACGCATCGAAGAAGTCGAATCTGAGGGGGATTTGAGTCATGATAGCTTGGATGATTTGGTTATGGGACACTTTGAGTATCGGGAGAAGGCAGTTGATGTGCCGGATAACTTTGAGCCGGATAGTTTGATGATCGATAATAGCTTGGAGGATGTTTCGAAGGAGCAGAGTCCGTTTAAGAGGCGGTTGAATGCGCCACCGTTGAGgcagtcacgtggttttaagGTGAGTTTTAGTTggattttgagttgaaaattttgttaagaggaaaaatgttaaattttgagcatttttaaacgacttttgaaaatgaaatttaaaattttagaaaaattttattaattaaattcattttaattaatcttaatttagaacaattttgtgaaatttgatttttttttaaattttttcagattttttaaaatttacatttttcatttcacaagatttcatcagaaaaattgtatgacatttcaattttaaaacactttcaagtaatttacacttttttgtttttaaattaaagtttttaagcaaaaattattttgaaatttcattattatcgattatcgaaaaacattttttgaattagcgaaaaagcaattttcaaatttttaacggaaattttttgaattgacatttgaattttgaattttgtttaatattttaaaaatttaatacaaaaactcaagttttctgaaaaaagtttcaaattgtaaaattttaaagcttctaAACTTCTAAAGtcttaaattttgactaatttacgtttaattactaaatttctaaactttgaacgaatttttgccgaaaaaaataaaaaaaaaatggattagcaaaaaggcgattttcaaatttttaacggtagtttttgaattgacatttatttgatatttatgaatttcagccttaattttgttaaatatttaaatacttttcataaaaaaaaattcaaattttctgaagaaaaaatccaaGTTGTATCTTTTTTAAGCTAAACTTATGTAAAcccaattttttactattttaatttgactatgttaagattttttaaaatttttttaaaaaaaaaaatttttttaaatttttttttttaattattgcaaacaattaatttaggctttaattaaaatttaaaaaaaaggactAAAAAacgcatttgaaaaaaattaattataaattaattgaattagcaaaaaggcgattttcaaatttttaacggaaattttttgaaatgacatttacgaattttttctaaaattttattgaaaattgtttaactttttaatttattaacaattgtatcgttaaaaaaattatattttatttttaaaactggaagttcttcaaaaattttaaaatttaggttaatttttttctaaatttttaaatcaattattctaaaaacatttttactcttaataaattttcagccttaatctcattattttctcaatcaaaaattaatcttttgttTATCATcccaaaaatagaacaaaacaaaaacaaatcccCACCAATACTTTCGCCGAGACAAGGATGCCTACAATCGTCAATGGATCAACGCCCAACAACTCGACTCGAGCACTCTTGATCGCAACTCCATCCTTCACTGGAGCGGCGACGCAACTCCAAAATTCAATCCAGCCATCAACTTCAAGCCGATTCCCGAACAAAATCCGGGCACCCTCAATCGACGCAACGCAAATTCCCTCAAAAAACTCGGCATAAGTTGCCAAAATCTCTCGTCCGGCAGAAATTCGCCCGAGAGAAATGTCAGTGCGAAAAGTCTGAgcaaaaatttgagtaaaagtgAGCATGATTTGTGTCGCAAAACGTCGACCGATAGTACAACAAGTATCAAAGCGAGCGTCAGTCGTTTCGATATCATGACCAAATTCTttagttttaacaaaaataacaaaattgagCCGATCACGTCAGTGGAGATCCCGAAGGCAGGTGTGATGGATTTTACAAAACGCGCGGAACGCGTTGGCTGGATGAAGAACATCTCCAATTATTTCGCTAAGAAAACGAGACGCAGCACAGATCGGTAAGTTGACgacttaatttagttttttttatgatggcaaaaaaatgttggttaCATCCGTTCGGTGACCATCGACCGgaacatttatgaaaaatattgaaaacatAGATCAGGTGAAGTTTTATgattgacaataaaaaaaagagtaaattaTATGTTATGAACATTAAATGCAGTGCATTCATCGAAATAGAAAATAGAGTCATTTGTTTCagctttagaattttttagagatttttcagaaatttctagaatttttttttagcaaaatttagttgattttattaattttttaaaaataaattttaatcaaaacgtGAAAAGTTATTCTGAATCTTCTACATTCTGCGGTTTGTTCTCAAGTTTCATGCTTCGTTAGCTGCATTCACATCTTGAAAGTGCTGAGTACTTGTTcgtattgtttaaaaatagtaaTAGACTGTTTTGTTACTACTTAAGTTAACTTAGAAGTGAAAATTAGttgattaaacatttttttgacttaagttgaagtgtataaatttgtaataattttcgaaaagacgtgggtttgtttttatttttgacattttttgctcctttgtacgttaatttattttaaaatcctcCTTTTAACAACATTTAATCCTTCTGCGCATTCACAAAACTCCAACAACAAAACTTCTACTTACTGCACATGCGCGCGCATCTAACTTTCCTCCTTCCTCTCTCTCCGTCATCATGTTTAAGCCATTTGCGCATGCGTACTAAAGTTAAACTGAACAGGTGCTCAGCAATCTGCCGTGATTTCTTCTTGTAACGCTGTAGTGCCGAGTTAACACTACAGATGGCTTGATGTTAACGGCGTTCGTGCCATTCGTACAAAGCTGAATTACATTTCTATAGACATAAGTTGCGTTGGTTAAGTTGCATGGTTAATGAACACCGGCGCACGCTATGAAATTTTGCCATGtggatttgtttttgttctgcTTGGAGAGAAAGAGAGTGATTTTTGTGatgagtcatttttttgaaaagctgAATGATTGAAGTTTATATGAGATTAATTTAGAATCAAGTCGCTTTGAGAAAGTTCTAAGCAATATGGTGGTTTGGTCTGAGTTGAATCTAATTTGAGAAAGgtcaaagaatatttttcttggtaTATGAGCTTTGTTTTTAaccattctaaaaatattttagacagGTCACTCTTCCAGAACAAGAAGATATATTTGAGTTTGCGAAATTCTTTGTATCTATTCTTCATTCTACGTTGCTCTAGATTTGGCTTCCTACAATGTTTCCTTTGCTTCAGATTTACTTGTCTAAAAGATTTtctaattcttaattaaatgattCCTTATTGTTCTAATGTATTGTTGTTTACAGAATAATCTAAATGTGGATAGAAGTttgcaattttctttattgttatttctGTTCGAAgcatcgttttttttatttatgttatgtTTGTGCCGGCCGAACGATGACTGACGACCAGTAActttatttatctttattaCACTTCTATTATTACCAATACACATATATACAATAATTTACTTTGTCTCTTAGATTTTCCGTTAAAGTAATGTTCAATTCCTTATCATTCGTACACGGACCACCCCATGTTTTGCATGGCTCCAGAAGTGTCGGATATCGCTTAGCTTCAATTTGATTCTTTACGTTACGATTCTTCTttagtttacttttttttgctatatttCTTAAtctttctttcatttatttgtcaAATGCTCAACAGGCAAGAGCCCTTGgcaatcacatttttttttggggtaaAAAAGCCATCGAAAAACGTTTTTCGGCATAAAAAACCCaccttttcaaataaaatacaatataatacaatacaataaaatacaataaatcaataaattgtcGGAGTACAGGAGCTTTGGTTCTTTGGCCCAGTTTGGTGATGCGATTTGAGTTACAGTTGACATCACATAAGACATAAAAAGatacaagaaaaacaaaaattcaccaGCGATTGGGCCAgccgaattaaaattttattcctttCCTTAAGGCGGTGGGATTCCACCATCTGCCCAATTGTCTGATGTTGCCAGTTCAGACGCCATTTCCTTAAATCTACTCCTTAAGACTCCGAAACTAAAATTGCCCTCCAGGTCCAGTGAAACTGTCAATGAGAAAAAGTTGATCATTTTGTTCAGCAGCCAACACATCCACGTCACGGGCTCATGTTGCCCGTAATTCGTTCTCCTAAAAAGAACGACGAAGGTTTCAGTGCTGCGTGTCGACTTTGTTCATCTTCAGCTAAAACAGATTCTTCAGATAGTCATTGTTCAATCTGCCCGACAGGATATCATATGCACTCATCATGCTGGCAACTTTCCTCCTTATGACTAGTTGTTGCAGTCCAAGTTCAGAGCATCGGGTTTCATATTCGGGCATCAGATCTTGATTCACTGTCTTCGCGTCTCCAAAGTTTTTtgttgggaattttttttgggatttgTAACGAAACCGCTTTACGTATGTAAGACCGTTTCATCATGAGCTTTTAGAGTTAAAATATCTCGTGGAAACACATGAACtttctttaatgaaaattcaccGAAACTCGTGAAtcatttttctcatcaaatGGATCTTCTTCAATAATGACTCAACAATCTTATCTCTATTGACAAAttctgcaactttt is part of the Culicoides brevitarsis isolate CSIRO-B50_1 chromosome 3, AGI_CSIRO_Cbre_v1, whole genome shotgun sequence genome and harbors:
- the LOC134835240 gene encoding uncharacterized protein LOC134835240 gives rise to the protein MKKSSGIMQPMCCSDKNAVIESKIDPQSVAKGDQRRWNFYKRNKNRKKTLVDQAEQCNEDDIQKCLSDNVVAVPKNSNKDKIHKENERFTADLHKLIQNNSQTIDPFYNKSNQNQMPATVNNFMIHMNGQQYNQVPYGTTNKTTTSPANNIFIVQTENNQTRITIVQASEPPRTIFPQTRIEEVESEGDLSHDSLDDLVMGHFEYREKAVDVPDNFEPDSLMIDNSLEDVSKEQSPFKRRLNAPPLRQSRGFKNKTKTNPHQYFRRDKDAYNRQWINAQQLDSSTLDRNSILHWSGDATPKFNPAINFKPIPEQNPGTLNRRNANSLKKLGISCQNLSSGRNSPERNVSAKSLSKNLSKSEHDLCRKTSTDSTTSIKASVSRFDIMTKFFSFNKNNKIEPITSVEIPKAGVMDFTKRAERVGWMKNISNYFAKKTRRSTDRQVTLPEQEDIFEFAKFFVSILHSTLL